DNA from Agrobacterium vitis:
GAGACGATCAAGGCAAAGATCCTGCCAGCCGTCAGCCTCGAGATTGATGAGCGCAGCATCCTCTGCCAGATAGGTCCGCAACAGCAGCGGATCAGGCAGCGGCAGATCGGCAAATGGCGAATAGGGCCGGAGGCCCGATTGCCGAATTTGCACGCCGCGCGGCCAGAGCAATCCGTAGATCACGCCGAATCGCCACTGATCCGGGTTGACCGTCGGCGGATCGATGCCGGCCAGGGCAAGTGCCGCATCAATGTCGTCGGAGCGCGCTAGCCGGTAGGCGAGCACGCGGGCATCCAGTTCGATGCCGAGCCGCGCCTCCTCGGCGTCCCACAACCGTACTGCGTCGAGGAAGAAGGCATCGCTGTCGCCACTGGAGCCGGGCCGGAGGATGCGGTTGGCGAGCGCGACAACGAACGCGTGAAAGGTGACGAATCCTTCCTCCGCGAGCGCGTGACGCAATGCGGTGAAACTCGCATGGCTTTCCTCCGCGCCCGAGGCATGCCGGAACGCACGCGTCGCGGTCAGCAACGGATCGTCGCTGTCGCCCTCCACAACCGATGCGAGGAAGCGAACGAGTTGATAATCGCTGAGGGAGAAGTCATTGTCGCGTAGCGCCGCCGTCATCAGGCTGAAAAACCGCCGCGGGTCCTCGACGTATTGACGCTGCGCCTCTTCGATCTGCCCATTACCGCCCGGCGTCATCTCGCTAATCCAGATCTCGCCATGGGGCGTGCCGGCGAGCACGTCATCCTCTTCCCGAACCCCGGCCGTCACATCGAGGACCAGACTGTCGCCGTCGATTTGCGGACCTAGGCTGGTAATGGCGCTGAGCGCAGCCGCCCCAACGGTCGAAGCGTATCGCTCGCGCAGCCATGGCTCCCAGCCCGCGTTGATCGGCGTCCATAGGATCTCAGCCAATTCAAACAGGCTGGCCACCACTTGCCGGTCGGCGAGGTAGCCGGCCAGATCCTGGCGCAGCTTGTCCTGCTGGTTATCTTGCGCATTGGCATCATCAACGATCGCAGACTGAAACAGGAGTTTGAGCGTCTGGTCGAGGCCGAGTTCGGCGTTCCCGACCGCCAACCGTGCAGCCGCTTCCCTCAACGAGATCCCACGCGCAATCGCTTCATTGCTGAGGGCTGCGAGCATAAGATGCGCCAACCACTCACGCGCGAACGGGTTTTCTACCCGCTCGCCAAGCGGCCCGTGCAATGCCTGATGGTGGAAGCGCGCCGTGCGCATCGCCCGATATCGCGGGTCCGACTCCGTTCCGAGGTTCAGCCACAAGGCCTCGGGGAACCGCAGGCGCATGCACATGGCATCGACAGCAAGACTGAACCCTAGGGCGACCGCCTCACCATCAAATTCGAAGTGGAAGTCCTTGGGGAGTGATACGCCGTCGCGAAAGCGAATGCCCGCGTGGCTTCCAAGTGCCATCCGGCGGACCTCGATCGGGCTCAGTCCTTCGTGTGAGTAGAACCGCACGTCTTCGATCAGCGGTGTCCAGGGACTACCGCGCGGCGGATCGAGCACTAAACCCTGATCACGCGCGACAAGCTGACTGCGCCAGCGAAGTCGGGCGTTGGACGTATCGACGACATTACCGGGCGGTGGCTGGACTTCGAGAACGCGCGGCCGATAGACGGGGACCAGCCGAACCGAACCGGCGACATTGATGCGCCAATCGCCGAGGCGGTCGAGACGGGCGAGCGGCTCGAGCGGCACGGCCTGCTCGCGGTTCTGGTCGAGGGCCGGGCATAACCAATGACGCTCGAATGCATGGCTGATGCCGTATCGCCTCGACACGCGGCCGGGGGCGAACTCGCGCAGGGCCTGCGTGATCGGCATCGCAACCCGCTCGGGCGTTGCGCTGCCGGGTTGCGGCAGGACGATATCGACTTCGGGAAGGTTGAGGTCGCTGAACAGGTTGGCCGGCGCGAATTCGGGTAGAGGCGAGTTGAAGACCTGATGATCCTCGCCCGCCTGGCCCCAGGCGCGCCAGTTGCTTTCGAGCCTGCGAAGGGCTGTCGGCAGGACCTGCGTCATCAGCGGCCGGGGGTGATCCCAGAGCAATGGCGTGACCGCGCTTTCATCGACCTTCAGCGCCGAGGCGAGATAGGACGCATAGCGGTCGAGTTCGGCGGGAACGGTGAGGATGCGGCGAATCAGGCCGGCGAGCGCTGTCTGTCGAGCCCGCTGGTAATTGTTGTGGGAACTGCTCGACAGGTCCAGCCACACGCTTCCCTGCCGGGAGGAACCCACTATCTGGCTTAAATAGTCGAGCGTCGCATAGACCGCCTGAATACGCATCACATAGCGATTAGCGATCGGCAGCGTGCGCAGCCGCAACTCGGGATCGAACAGGAGGTCATAGCCTTGGTAGGCTAGACGGTCCCGGCCATAGTCGGACAGCACCGCGACGGTCCAAGGGCGCATTTGGCGCGATCGGCCAG
Protein-coding regions in this window:
- the dpdJ gene encoding protein DpdJ is translated as MEADEALLLAALDDIEQREARLLTWGLVDGHLSAGELHGIFDALLDDPRLGAGVSFADAGHVIVALIDRGLLFDIGEVSGSRYRSRMAEGVRLLFRLRQLFPQHRGPTGWQTAPTLVADFRFIWRRRRYPRREIDAANALARIAPVTPDHAARAALSALVDSHGPRFALAGFQVAAAARILGSFEGSQSTATLVSAGTGSGKTLAFYLPALSRIASHIQRDAVGERWVKVLALYPRNELLKDQFAEVYGQARRLDALLAARGRRKILIGTFFGPTPGSAEKAHEARSGWRQTSAGLVCEYLRCPSSGCDGDMAWRDADRRTGRERLECLECSAAIESDEIILTRDRLRREAPDILFTTTEMLNQRIGDDRFRHLFGIGERAQRPVEMMLLDEVHTYAGSSGAQVAFLLRRWRRLLRRHVSFVGLSATLKDGARFFAQLTGLHEQASAEIAPSNSDMIAEGAEYLLALRGDPVSRTALLSTTIQTGMLLSRLLDAPDERKSRGIIGERVFLFTDDIDVTNRMYFAMLDAEGRRSNGTPDLVNKPDGGLASLRRPLPAQHRKLHGQDWEAVVEIGHTLQPQDRKAIGRVMSMDPGVGNNLDIIVATASLEVGFNDPRVGAVIQHKAPRDVAQFLQRKGRAGRSRQMRPWTVAVLSDYGRDRLAYQGYDLLFDPELRLRTLPIANRYVMRIQAVYATLDYLSQIVGSSRQGSVWLDLSSSSHNNYQRARQTALAGLIRRILTVPAELDRYASYLASALKVDESAVTPLLWDHPRPLMTQVLPTALRRLESNWRAWGQAGEDHQVFNSPLPEFAPANLFSDLNLPEVDIVLPQPGSATPERVAMPITQALREFAPGRVSRRYGISHAFERHWLCPALDQNREQAVPLEPLARLDRLGDWRINVAGSVRLVPVYRPRVLEVQPPPGNVVDTSNARLRWRSQLVARDQGLVLDPPRGSPWTPLIEDVRFYSHEGLSPIEVRRMALGSHAGIRFRDGVSLPKDFHFEFDGEAVALGFSLAVDAMCMRLRFPEALWLNLGTESDPRYRAMRTARFHHQALHGPLGERVENPFAREWLAHLMLAALSNEAIARGISLREAAARLAVGNAELGLDQTLKLLFQSAIVDDANAQDNQQDKLRQDLAGYLADRQVVASLFELAEILWTPINAGWEPWLRERYASTVGAAALSAITSLGPQIDGDSLVLDVTAGVREEDDVLAGTPHGEIWISEMTPGGNGQIEEAQRQYVEDPRRFFSLMTAALRDNDFSLSDYQLVRFLASVVEGDSDDPLLTATRAFRHASGAEESHASFTALRHALAEEGFVTFHAFVVALANRILRPGSSGDSDAFFLDAVRLWDAEEARLGIELDARVLAYRLARSDDIDAALALAGIDPPTVNPDQWRFGVIYGLLWPRGVQIRQSGLRPYSPFADLPLPDPLLLRTYLAEDAALINLEADGWQDLCLDRLADVGAATLVCPMTASRLLADALSFLATNPVQSAYLSVFARVQAVRRMEGDFHVDLDVAEALQ